TGGTAACTCTCCTGCCACCAAAACATGCATTACCTGTAGATAATAAGTTCCTTCAACTGTGTGTATTCCATCAAATGCCCCCAGGGCGTAAACTTCATCTGATCTCTTCTCAGACATCTTGTAGCTTAGATGACAACAGAGGTCTCTGTGACAAACCGTGTAATTTCCTATGATTCCCTTGAGCTCCACAAAGGTGAAATTATCAAAAAAGACAGTACCCTTAAATCCCTGGTTTCCCATTGAGTTTGCTTCTATACTGCTGGCATAAGAAGACCAATTCACTGCAGAGTGGTATGGATGGGAATCCAGCTGGGAAAGGAGGAGTTTTCCCTCCTCTGTCTTCATATCGTAATGAAACCCTCTTGGAGAATCTGGTGCATAGATGCCACTTCCTAAAAGTGATGAATTGGGAAAGTTTTTTTGAAATAAGGAAGTGTAAAGTGACTTCATAGTTGTTACTGCTATTTAAAATCACATTAACATTTTACTGCCTCAACATGGAGGCAGTAAAatgttatgagtcaaaaatgactgggcTGTATCTAACAACAAGGTATATTTTCCAGTAAAATATGCTGATAGGAGCAGATAGGGTGAGAGGAATACTGTAGAGTGAGGTGTGTAGCAGCCAAAGAAGTTTCAAGTAATAAGTGATCAAActtggaaaagaaagaacaacGTACATTCAAGTTCAGTTAAAACATAAATAcataaatctacaaaaaaaatttaGCTTGATCCCATAATATGTCACTAGACAgattattgaaaaaaatttaagatttAGAAAACATGTATTAAGAGTACATGTTAATtaggggaactttttttttttttttgctttattacaACAAACCTATAAAacttaaagtagaaggtcagtgaaaaagaggaagaccctcaacaagatggattgacacagtggctacaacaatgggctcaaacatagcaactattgtgaggatggcacagtaccaggcagtgcttcattctgttgtatatggggtcattaggagtcagaatggatttgacCACATGAACACCAACTTAAATCTGAGAACTCACACATACCTGTCATGTGCATAAAGGGATGGTGTAAATTAGCTGCCAGGAAATTGACACCCATCCCCACAGCCCAAGCTGAGTGGAATTCAACTGCTGATAAATGTGGCAAAACATTCATCCAAGCCGTTGGGAAAAGGATGGTGTCCACGTGAAAATCTttcaccagcatcacagcagGATCTTCAAAGAGTATATCAAAGCACGTGAAAATTCCAAACTTCCCAAAGGTGGTGTTGAAAGTCACAATCTCAGGCTTCTTGGGAGAATTGAATTGATCTTCACCCATGAAAAGGTTTTGCTATAATAAACAGAAGAGAAAggcagaaatgggaaaaaaactCTTTTAGGTAGCTGGCCCTAATATCACTGCATATAAACTAGTGAAAGCTCACGGCTATTAGTTGGCCAATCAACTGATGGCCTATTTCATCTCTGGCCATGATCTTCAGAGGGAAAGAGCAGTACCTTAGAGAATCAGAGGCTACTTAAGCTAAAAGGAGCCTAAAGTTCAACCTCCACATTCAATAGATAATAAATACGTGGAAATTCTTATCTACAAAGGCCATCTTGAATCTTacaaaaataggaataaaacagGTAACTTCTATTTACTATGAACACTTTAACTATTTCTTGTGCACAGGGAGTTTCCTGTGCTCCTTCTTGAGGTCAACTGtatccagtaaaaaaaaatatatgtatttaactTGCCTTGACCCATTGCcaggacatatttttaaaaagacaaagccCAAAATGTGATGTTACATTTTAAGGCAGATAGCTCCTGTGCCTCTCCCACATTCCCTACTGATCTTAAATGCACAGAACACTTCTGGAGGATCTTTATAGGCTCTTACCTGACATAATCATTACCTTCACTGCTTTGTCTCTACTCTGCTTCTAAAGTAAGCTTATTACCAAAataatgatatttttttcttctagccCACTTTATTATGTAAATTGTTTGCAAATTGATTCTACCTTATGATAGCGTGCCACCAATTTCCCTTCAGAATCAAACACCACATTAGTGTTGTATTGGTAACGGCCATCAGTGGGGCATTGAGAGTCACTGGTGTCACACGGCTTCTTGTCCCCAATATTTGCCACAACGTAGATAGAGTTGTTCTTGGCCATGCAGCTGAGTCTTTCTTGTACTGGGGTGTGACCAAATCTAGTATGTGTTCATtggacaaggaaaaaaattaagcttGTCTTTTAATGAAATTCATAATGATAATAGTCTAAATATACTATTATTCAATTAATATTCACAAAATAAATACTAAATGTCTGCGGGTAGAAGAGAAGGATTAAGACAAGTGGAGAGGAAACCATGTTTGTGGgaatttggttttaaaaaatatattcaaaatactCTAGGATAAGACGTAACCAggcctggagtttttttttttttttttcatacataccATTTATCACAAtctatcatcatttttttttttttcactttcatgtATGTGTTCATCTTATAATGTGTGTCATATTCTGTAGACATTATGTGGCAGGCACCAACATCTCAGGTCCACTgaacctagcacaatgcctggtagaAAGGAGGTATTCAAATACATTTGAATAAATGAACCAAAACATGGATATAGGGAAGAGAAAGCTCTTTTCAGAGACCTATCTGATCTCttagggaaaagaaggaaaagggaaattTAAAAGATCTTTTCAAGGTCATAACATAGACAGCTTTGCAGAGGAGGCTCAGGAACCTGTTCCAAATTTAATAGACAAAGGGGTACGATTAAAGGCTTTGAGGACAGAAGTAACAAaatctgaattttctttttcaaagattAATTTAGGAAACCGTTGCAATAATCCAGGTAAGAGACCAGAGAGCTGGGCTAGAGTAGTGCCAGCTGGTATTAAAAGATGAAAATGCTGAAACAATTGTTAATGCTTGATTTCTTAATTCTTTATCATAGTGGTTGTCCTAATAAACCCATTAAATTGCCAGCTTGAAAGGTGAAACCTCAGAATGTGTAACATATAGCCATGTTTATCCCCTACTGGCATAGCTTTGAAACAATGAATGGTTATTGAATAGCTGAGAAGGCAAAAAGAGATAACCTCAATGACTGAAAATTTACTGCCATCTCCAGGCAAATAGTAATGAAAACTTCCTTGAGCATCAAATTGTGGCAATTAGATCTAAAACAAATTTGTGcaacttttagttttttttttttatagaagcaAAGCCATAACAATCACCTATAAAACATATTCTTGAAAAAGAGCAAAAAGTATtggacactgtcttagttatctagtgctgctataacagagataccacaagtggatggctttaacaaagagaagtttattttctcacagtaaagtaggataaaagtacaaattcaggcgtcagctccaggggaaggctttctctccctgtcagctctggaggaaggtctttctcctcaatctttccctggtctaagagcttctctgcacaggaacccagggtctaaaggatgctttctgctcccagtacttctttcttggtggaatgaggtccccaactctctgcttgcttccctttccttttatctcttgagagataaaaggcggtgcagtccacaccccagggaaactccctttacttggaTCAGGAAGGCGAccagagtaagggtggtattacaatcccactctaatcctcttaacataaaattaaaatcacaaaatggaggacaaccatgcatggcctaaccaagttgatacacacattttttaggggacataattcaatccatgacagacaccctatatagaaaattattattttaatgtatttaaaataaagaatcaCCATTTGATAGATCCCTCCCACCTTTGTTGGTTTGAATTAATACCTGAAATGTACagacataaataaaatacattgaaTCACTAGAAACATATCTACCTCAAACCTTTTCAGGTTACATGAAGTGGTACATGGTGTTTAAGATTTCTAAAACATTCCTGATTACAAACATATTTTACTACTGTTTCTATTCTTCTTGAAACCCgtagccgtcaagtcaattctgactcatagcgaccatataggacagaagagaactactccatatggtttccaaggagggcctggtgggtttcaacttcttatctttttgttagcagccatagctcttaaccactacgccaccaaggttcccATTCATCTTGGACGTATGCTATAAATTGTAATATATTATTTAAACTGCCTTTCTTAGACCTAGAAAAGGCCCTAAAATTCTTTGTCAGACCACACGTCATGATTTGGagttttaaaaataccatttgCTTATGTGGGCCTGAAATCTGCTTGTCATTTTATCTATAATATTTGCTGACTCTTCAATGAGTACAGAGCTCTGTCCTAGGAGGgctaaaaacagaagaaagagatggaaaatgCATTTTCTAAGGCTCCTTTCAAAGTGTTCAATCTCTAGGTATAACAAAAGCCATCAACTGCTGAAGAAGGCATTTAAACATAGAataagtatattttaaatttcaacaaatatttattgtgtcccTATATCACATAAAGCACTGTGCTAGGCGTGGCACCTGGGACAGGCAATTCCAAGCAGAGCTCTCCAAGTACACATGGGGAATATGAAGATGTGGAAGACTTGGCTGCTGCATTAAGGaagcacttaatcttattggaGAATCAACGTATGCAtacaaaattttgaaataataataaaaattgatatgtgatcaaaaataaaaatttatttttcgtACAGACTAGCTAATTAGGTAAGCTTTATTTTTCAACTTATTGAACCAGTGATCAACTTTTTTAACCTGTAAGCCCAATCACTGTGATGATAGGTGCAGACATTCCTTATACAGGCATCCATATACATTCACATAGAGGAGTGCCTGAACATAACAAGTAGTCAATGAAAATATGTTAAGTATATTCATCTTTCAATTAGACTATTGGATAGGGTTTGTTGCTGAAGAAATCAGTAAGTTTCCTTCGATGACAATAAAAATTCTCTAGTCAATTTGTTCCTCTCTTAGCCTCCCAGAACCTCTCAGAACTATACTTCAGATACAGTTGTTACAACAAGCTCACAACAATGATGGCTCTTAACAACTACTTTCTCCATGTGGCTTCTAATTTTTTCACCTCTAAACTGTTCTATTTTtccctgctggtgggattgtaaaatggtgcaaccactatggaGAACAGTTTGGCATACCTCAAAAAGCTGAACATGGAGTTACTttataacccagcaatttcactcctaggtaatATACCCAAAGAGTTGAAAGCAGAGacacaaacagatatttgtacactactgttcattgcagcaatcacaatacccaaaaggtggaaaagaTCAAAGTGTCCATTAacaaaggaatggataaacaaaatgcagtatacacataaaatggaaaattattcagccttaaagagaaatgaagttctgatataccCCCACTAAGGAATAATGCAGACCCAAACAAGATTAGCATCCATGAGAAAGGGAAGCTATTTCAAACCTACTCAATAAGACCTGATGTTTGATCATATGTGAGGAGTAAAGGACTTGACTCTTCTCTTTCTTGAACAGCCATATCCAATCTTTCACCAAAATCTGTCAGATCTACCTTCAAATTTCCTTCCGATTCTGGCATTTTCTCAACAGCTAAACCTCTATCATCTTGGTCCAAGACAGTATCATCTCTCTAACCAGATTATTATGATGGCTTTTTAACTGTTCCCTGCTTCTTTCGTTGGCCTACCCCCTGGAGTCAGTGAACTGCatggcagccagagtgatctttaaaGAACTTAAGTCAGAGCACGTCAAAGCCTTCCAGTGGTGCTCTTACCACTCAAGTAATGGACAAAGTCATTACTGTGGCCCATGAAGCCCTGTACAATCAGGTGTCTCCCACCTCTGTGCCTCCCTCTCCTACCTCAATCTCCCTCCCTTCAAACACTTCAACCACTTCGCCTCTTGCTGTTCCTTGAATATACTAGATACACTTTGACCACAGGGTCTTGGCATTCAAAACTCTCTTAGCTCTTTCTTTAGATACctcacctccttcttttctttcttaaatgtcACGGTGAAATCTACTCTGATGACATGACCTATTAAAATCTTCATCCCCACCCTTGATTCTTTCCCtagtttatttttctccataacatAGATGGAAGACAGGTGCATAGATATTATCTTTTTTTACTTTCTCCCCCAAGATCCATGAGAACAGGAACTTTATATGCTTTCTTTTCATACCAATACCCAAGAACACATAATACCAattcaaaccaaatccattgctgttgagtcaattccaactcatagcgaccctacaggacagagtaaaactgccccatagagatttcaagaaatggctggtggattcaaactgccaaccttttgattagcagctgagctcttaaccactgtgccaccagggctccaagaacacATATTAGTACTcaaaaacatt
This is a stretch of genomic DNA from Elephas maximus indicus isolate mEleMax1 chromosome 1, mEleMax1 primary haplotype, whole genome shotgun sequence. It encodes these proteins:
- the LOC126085516 gene encoding pantetheinase-like, with the translated sequence MTTSQLLAYVAISSLCIFKVSTMDAFIAAVYEHAVILPNTTLKPVSSEEALALMNRNLDVLEGAVISAAKQGAHIIVTPEDGIYGWVFTREAIYPYLEDIPDPQVNWIPCNDPSRFGHTPVQERLSCMAKNNSIYVVANIGDKKPCDTSDSQCPTDGRYQYNTNVVFDSEGKLVARYHKQNLFMGEDQFNSPKKPEIVTFNTTFGKFGIFTCFDILFEDPAVMLVKDFHVDTILFPTAWMNVLPHLSAVEFHSAWAVGMGVNFLAANLHHPFMHMTGSGIYAPDSPRGFHYDMKTEEGKLLLSQLDSHPYHSAVNWSSYASSIEANSMGNQGFKGTVFFDNFTFVELKGIIGNYTVCHRDLCCHLSYKMSEKRSDEVYALGAFDGIHTVEGTYYLQICTMLKCRTTALETCGDSVEAASTSFEMFSLSGTFGTQYVFPEVLLSDVQLAPGEFQVSSDGRLFSLKPTSGPVLTVTLFGRWYEKDRASDLRAQALVLIKIAITTIEYLLSW